Proteins encoded in a region of the Streptomyces sp. PCS3-D2 genome:
- a CDS encoding cupin domain-containing protein, with amino-acid sequence MKAFRLDELEAERSANDGAYLQFLRERNMSVGLYALDAGQTDPQRPHGQDEVYFVVSGRASITVGEETTTVARGSVVYVPAGVPHKFHHITEDLKVMVVFSPPEG; translated from the coding sequence ATGAAAGCCTTCCGGCTTGACGAGCTCGAAGCGGAACGGTCCGCCAACGACGGCGCCTATCTGCAGTTCCTGCGCGAGCGGAACATGTCGGTCGGGCTGTACGCGCTCGACGCCGGCCAGACCGATCCGCAGCGGCCGCACGGTCAGGACGAGGTGTACTTCGTGGTGAGCGGGAGGGCCTCGATCACGGTCGGCGAAGAGACCACCACCGTGGCGCGCGGCAGCGTCGTCTACGTCCCGGCGGGCGTACCGCACAAGTTCCACCACATCACCGAGGACCTGAAGGTGATGGTGGTGTTCTCGCCGCCGGAGGGCTGA
- a CDS encoding SsgA family sporulation/cell division regulator: MRESVQAEVMMSFLVSEELSFRIPVELRYDARDPYAVRLTFHLPGDAPVTWAFGRELLLDGINKPCGDGDVHIAPTCPEELSDVHIRLQVGGDRALFRASAAPLVAFLDRTDRLVPLGQERNTGDFEEHLDEALGRILAESRQNEQNEQNAG; encoded by the coding sequence ATGCGCGAGTCGGTACAGGCAGAGGTCATGATGAGTTTCCTCGTTTCCGAGGAGCTCTCGTTCCGGATCCCGGTGGAACTCCGGTACGACGCCCGTGATCCCTACGCAGTCCGCCTGACCTTCCACCTTCCCGGAGACGCGCCCGTGACCTGGGCGTTCGGCCGGGAGCTGCTCCTCGACGGCATCAACAAGCCGTGTGGTGACGGCGATGTGCATATCGCCCCCACCTGCCCCGAGGAGCTGTCCGACGTCCACATCCGGCTTCAGGTCGGCGGCGACCGTGCCCTGTTCCGGGCCAGCGCGGCACCGCTCGTCGCGTTCCTCGACCGCACCGATCGGCTCGTGCCGCTCGGACAGGAACGGAACACGGGCGACTTCGAGGAACACCTGGACGAGGCACTCGGCAGAATCCTGGCCGAGTCGCGGCAGAACGAGCAGAACGAGCAGAACGCGGGCTGA
- a CDS encoding GNAT family N-acetyltransferase yields the protein MTDTPEPAIRPATEADLPAIVAMLADDPLGATRESPEDLTPYRTALKRLSDDPNQHVVVAVRDDRVVGTLQLTVVPGLSRKGATRAIIEGVRVHADERGSGLGTRFIEWAIEKSRAEQCTLVQLTSDATRTDAHRFYERLGFTASHLGFKLQL from the coding sequence GTGACCGACACCCCCGAACCGGCGATCCGGCCCGCCACCGAAGCCGATCTGCCCGCCATCGTCGCCATGCTGGCCGATGACCCGCTCGGCGCCACCCGCGAGTCCCCGGAGGACCTCACCCCCTACCGGACGGCCCTGAAGCGCCTTTCCGACGACCCCAACCAGCACGTGGTCGTCGCCGTACGGGACGACCGCGTCGTGGGCACCCTCCAGCTGACGGTCGTGCCCGGCCTCTCACGCAAGGGAGCCACCCGCGCCATCATCGAAGGCGTCCGCGTCCACGCGGACGAGCGCGGCAGTGGACTGGGCACGCGGTTCATCGAGTGGGCGATCGAGAAGTCCCGTGCCGAGCAGTGCACGCTCGTACAGCTCACGTCGGACGCGACCCGGACCGACGCCCACCGCTTCTACGAACGGCTCGGGTTCACCGCCTCGCACCTCGGGTTCAAGCTCCAGCTCTGA
- a CDS encoding phage holin family protein: protein MTNFVVKTLANAAALAVAIWLVAGITLDDGSTLGRRTLTLILVALLFGLVNLIVKPVVKLLSLPLFILTLGLFTLVVNALMLLLTSWLADQFDLSFHVDNFWSALIGGLIISIVSWAANLVLPDND from the coding sequence ATGACGAATTTCGTAGTCAAGACGCTCGCCAACGCGGCAGCCCTGGCCGTGGCCATCTGGCTGGTCGCCGGCATCACCCTGGACGACGGCAGCACGCTGGGCCGCCGGACGCTGACCCTGATCCTGGTCGCCCTGCTCTTCGGCCTGGTCAACCTCATCGTCAAGCCCGTGGTGAAGCTGCTGTCACTGCCGCTGTTCATCCTCACGCTCGGCCTGTTCACCTTGGTCGTGAACGCGCTGATGCTGCTGCTGACCTCGTGGCTGGCCGATCAGTTCGACCTCAGCTTCCACGTGGACAACTTCTGGTCGGCGCTCATCGGCGGCCTGATCATCTCCATCGTCTCCTGGGCCGCGAACCTGGTCCTTCCCGACAACGACTGA
- a CDS encoding DUF5326 family protein: MSGIREIFAGTPWWVKWVAVPLLAVFVFGGVITSVLGALISFAFKLLLFVGLVGGLIFVVKKLGGGRSKSSSGEW; encoded by the coding sequence ATGAGTGGGATCCGGGAGATATTTGCAGGCACGCCCTGGTGGGTGAAGTGGGTGGCCGTTCCGCTGCTGGCGGTGTTCGTCTTCGGTGGTGTCATCACCAGCGTCCTGGGCGCGCTGATCTCGTTCGCCTTCAAGCTGCTGCTCTTCGTCGGCCTCGTCGGCGGTCTGATCTTCGTGGTGAAGAAGCTCGGCGGAGGCCGTTCGAAGTCCTCCTCCGGCGAGTGGTAG
- a CDS encoding globin domain-containing protein: MLEARHRMDAPPTRSARREAARIPSEDGAAEPSPDAVLIRRTLAEIAPVADKVTSYFYALVFTGHPEVRGMFPAAMDTQRDRLLKALLTAAEHIDHPEVLAPYLCRLGTGHRKYGTMPGHYPAVGEALVGALARFATLSWGPETEAAWVRAYTAISQIMIDAAAEDEAKAPAWWHAEVVSHELRTPDIAVLTVRPDQPYAFLAGQYASLETPWWPRVWRHYSFASAPRADGLLSFHVKAVPAGWVSNALVRHARPGDVLRLGPPAGSMVVDHTTDNGMLCLGGGTGIAPIKALIEDVAVHGERRPVEVFFGARSDSGLYDKDTLLGLQRSHPWLSVRPVVGDGLAGQLPQAVGENGPWSSYDAFVSGPPAMIRSGVDELLRIGIPGERIRHDAVEELAGIAG, from the coding sequence ATGCTCGAAGCGAGGCACCGCATGGACGCTCCGCCCACCAGATCGGCCAGACGCGAAGCGGCCCGGATACCGTCCGAGGACGGTGCGGCCGAGCCCTCACCGGATGCCGTACTCATCCGCCGGACCCTTGCGGAGATCGCCCCGGTCGCTGACAAAGTGACCTCGTACTTCTACGCCCTGGTCTTCACCGGGCACCCGGAAGTGCGGGGCATGTTCCCGGCGGCCATGGACACGCAGCGCGACCGGTTGCTGAAGGCGCTGCTGACCGCCGCCGAGCACATCGACCATCCTGAGGTGCTCGCTCCCTACCTCTGCCGACTCGGCACCGGGCACCGCAAGTACGGCACCATGCCCGGTCACTACCCCGCGGTCGGCGAAGCCCTCGTCGGGGCGCTCGCCCGGTTCGCGACGCTGAGCTGGGGGCCCGAGACCGAGGCCGCCTGGGTGCGGGCGTACACGGCCATCTCCCAGATCATGATCGATGCCGCGGCGGAGGACGAGGCCAAGGCACCCGCGTGGTGGCACGCGGAGGTGGTCTCGCACGAACTGCGCACCCCGGACATCGCCGTGCTGACCGTCCGCCCCGACCAGCCCTACGCCTTCCTGGCCGGCCAGTACGCGAGCCTGGAGACCCCTTGGTGGCCGCGTGTGTGGCGCCACTACTCCTTCGCCTCGGCCCCCCGGGCCGACGGGCTGCTCTCCTTCCACGTCAAGGCCGTCCCCGCGGGCTGGGTCTCCAACGCGCTGGTGCGCCACGCCCGCCCCGGGGACGTCCTGCGCCTGGGACCGCCGGCCGGGTCGATGGTGGTGGACCACACCACGGACAACGGGATGCTCTGCCTGGGCGGGGGCACCGGCATCGCGCCGATCAAGGCACTGATCGAGGATGTGGCCGTACACGGCGAGCGGCGGCCGGTGGAGGTGTTCTTCGGGGCGCGCAGCGACAGCGGCCTGTACGACAAGGACACGCTGTTGGGGCTGCAGCGCTCGCACCCGTGGCTGTCGGTCCGGCCGGTGGTCGGAGACGGGCTGGCCGGACAGCTGCCGCAGGCCGTGGGCGAGAACGGGCCGTGGAGCTCGTACGACGCGTTCGTCTCGGGCCCGCCCGCGATGATCCGCAGCGGGGTCGACGAGCTCCTGCGCATCGGCATTCCCGGCGAGCGGATCCGGCACGACGCCGTCGAGGAACTGGCGGGCATCGCCGGGTGA
- a CDS encoding NUDIX domain-containing protein → MTERPVVKRTARAILLDGDDLILIKRTKPGVDPYWVTPGGGVESSDASVVDALHREVHEELGAKITDVVPCFVDTVEHITGGGVTGVKVQHFFVCRLESMDPSLRHGPEVDEPAGEYEIVRVPFSRVGIAAVHLVPLSLRHYLDGNIEGVRAMHAPDLG, encoded by the coding sequence ATGACCGAACGTCCCGTGGTCAAACGCACCGCTCGCGCGATCCTGCTCGACGGTGACGACCTGATCCTCATCAAGCGCACCAAGCCCGGCGTCGACCCGTACTGGGTCACCCCCGGCGGGGGAGTGGAATCATCGGACGCCTCCGTCGTCGACGCCCTCCACCGGGAGGTCCACGAAGAACTCGGCGCGAAGATCACCGATGTCGTGCCCTGCTTCGTCGACACCGTCGAGCACATCACCGGCGGCGGGGTGACCGGCGTGAAGGTGCAGCACTTCTTCGTCTGCCGTCTCGAATCGATGGACCCGAGCCTCCGGCACGGACCCGAAGTCGATGAACCCGCGGGCGAGTACGAGATCGTCCGTGTGCCCTTCAGCCGGGTGGGCATCGCCGCGGTCCATCTGGTCCCCCTGTCCCTGCGGCACTACCTGGACGGCAACATCGAAGGCGTACGCGCCATGCACGCACCCGACCTGGGCTGA
- a CDS encoding cystathionine gamma-lyase, which produces MNEYAHRGPGGPIGDGTRAVRAGLPEAVKNEPPLPGPVFAAHFHLPGDVEGPYAYGRDTNPTWTLLERAIGELEAPGQEVHTVVFASGMAAVSAVLLSQTRTGDVVVLPDDGYQALPLLREQLEAYGIRVRTAPTGADAQLSALDGARMLWIETPSNPGLDVCDVRRLARAAHAGGTLVAVDNTLATPLGQRPLELGADFSVASGTKGLTGHGDLLLGYVVCRDRELSARVRGWRKIVGAIPGPMEAWLAHRSLATIQLRAQRQWANALALAEALVDRRDVSGVRYPGLTTDPSHTTAARQMRGFGSVVSFTLPDRAHAERFMSALRLVEDATSFGGVRSTAERRGRWGGDAVPEGFIRFSAGAEDTEDLVADVLRALDHALDPAGHDR; this is translated from the coding sequence GTGAACGAATACGCCCACCGAGGCCCGGGCGGGCCGATCGGCGACGGCACCCGTGCCGTGCGCGCCGGCCTGCCCGAGGCCGTCAAGAACGAACCACCCCTGCCGGGGCCGGTCTTCGCCGCCCACTTCCACCTCCCGGGCGACGTCGAAGGCCCGTATGCCTACGGCCGCGACACCAATCCGACCTGGACCCTGCTGGAACGGGCGATCGGGGAGCTGGAAGCCCCCGGCCAGGAGGTGCACACCGTCGTCTTCGCCTCCGGCATGGCAGCGGTCTCCGCCGTCCTCCTCTCGCAGACGCGAACGGGCGACGTGGTCGTCCTGCCCGACGACGGCTACCAGGCACTGCCCCTGCTGCGTGAGCAGCTGGAGGCGTACGGGATCCGCGTGCGCACCGCACCCACCGGAGCAGACGCCCAGCTCAGCGCCCTCGACGGGGCCCGGATGCTGTGGATCGAGACGCCGTCCAACCCAGGGCTCGACGTATGCGACGTACGGCGCCTCGCACGGGCCGCGCACGCCGGCGGAACCCTGGTCGCCGTGGACAACACCCTCGCCACTCCGCTCGGGCAGCGGCCCCTGGAGCTCGGGGCGGACTTCTCCGTGGCGAGCGGCACCAAGGGCCTCACCGGCCACGGCGACCTGCTGCTCGGGTACGTCGTGTGCCGCGACCGGGAACTCTCGGCCCGTGTCCGGGGATGGCGCAAGATCGTCGGTGCGATCCCCGGCCCCATGGAGGCCTGGCTCGCCCATCGCTCACTGGCCACGATCCAGCTGCGCGCGCAGCGCCAGTGGGCCAACGCACTGGCCCTCGCGGAGGCGCTGGTCGACCGCCGGGACGTGAGCGGGGTGCGCTACCCGGGGCTGACCACGGACCCCTCCCACACGACGGCCGCCCGCCAGATGCGGGGATTCGGCTCGGTGGTCTCCTTCACCCTGCCCGACCGGGCACACGCGGAGCGGTTCATGTCCGCGCTACGCCTGGTCGAGGACGCCACGAGTTTCGGCGGCGTGCGGTCCACCGCCGAGCGGCGCGGACGGTGGGGCGGCGATGCGGTGCCCGAGGGCTTCATCCGCTTCTCCGCGGGGGCCGAGGACACCGAGGACCTGGTCGCGGATGTGCTGCGTGCACTCGACCACGCCCTCGATCCGGCCGGTCACGACCGCTGA
- a CDS encoding helix-turn-helix domain-containing protein, with amino-acid sequence MIGSVQRALRLLEAAGSHREGAPAKQLAREAGLPLPTAYHLLRTLTHEGYLRRESGVFVLGAAAGRLAGGGLQQKRRTMILDSLAHFRDAVGAPVYFAVYREGEIEVVGVSDTPGRPACEEWADFRATGFAHAIGQCLLGQLDESARRDYYDRHPVEAITPYTVRDLHALENRIGALGRMQPVIERQEYALGTVCAAIPITAGDTAATMAISLPLHQEDRLLYVVDRLRSEVGALLSTLSFSISI; translated from the coding sequence CTGATCGGTTCGGTACAGAGGGCGCTGAGGCTGCTCGAAGCGGCGGGATCCCACCGCGAGGGAGCCCCGGCGAAGCAACTGGCGCGTGAGGCCGGGCTTCCGCTTCCCACCGCCTACCACCTGCTGCGCACTCTGACGCACGAGGGCTATCTGCGCAGGGAGAGCGGAGTCTTCGTACTGGGCGCGGCGGCAGGGCGACTGGCCGGCGGCGGACTCCAGCAGAAACGTCGCACCATGATCCTCGACTCGCTCGCTCACTTCCGCGACGCGGTGGGGGCGCCCGTCTACTTCGCGGTCTACCGCGAGGGTGAAATCGAGGTGGTGGGGGTCTCGGACACCCCGGGCCGTCCCGCGTGCGAGGAGTGGGCCGACTTCCGCGCCACCGGATTCGCGCACGCCATCGGGCAGTGCCTGCTCGGCCAGCTCGACGAGAGTGCGCGCAGGGACTATTACGACCGCCATCCGGTAGAGGCCATCACTCCTTATACCGTGCGCGATCTGCATGCCTTGGAGAACCGGATCGGGGCCCTCGGGCGAATGCAGCCTGTAATCGAGCGTCAGGAATATGCCCTGGGCACAGTCTGTGCCGCGATCCCCATCACGGCCGGCGATACGGCCGCGACGATGGCCATTTCCTTGCCCCTGCACCAGGAAGATCGATTGCTGTATGTAGTCGATCGACTACGGAGTGAAGTAGGCGCGCTGTTGAGCACCCTCTCGTTCTCTATCAGTATCTGA
- a CDS encoding serine hydrolase, giving the protein MDELAEDCELLPATRRALRHRIAVAQSAGRAPSVVAAVLRGGEVVWEGSRTSVAGHGPDGNVQYRIGSISKTFTAVLVMRLRDEGLLRLEDPLEKHLPGTSVGRVTIAQLLAHTGGLAAETPGEWWERTPGALRPELADVLGEEPFKLTPGSRHHYSNPGYTLLGSLVEALRGRPWEEVLRAEVLEPLGLDRTSGLPQAPHAGGWAVHPWADVMMPEPLEDLGLMAAAGQLWSTTRDLARFAGFLLHGDERVLGAESVQEMRRPAAPPEPGFADLGYGLGMQLMAQGARRLVGHSGSLPGFVAGLWLSEADDVAAVVLANCTSGLPAAAVAADLVGIVADAEPPFPRPWRPFREADQVPLELCGPWYWGTAAHVVRLIADGSLELGPVGATGRTALFRSEPDGTWTGLSGYYAGETLRAVRREDGSVSHLDLASFVFTREPYDPAAPVPGGVDPQGWRGVG; this is encoded by the coding sequence ATGGATGAGCTTGCCGAGGACTGTGAACTGCTCCCCGCCACCCGGCGTGCGCTGAGGCACCGGATCGCCGTCGCCCAGAGCGCGGGGCGAGCACCGTCCGTCGTGGCGGCCGTACTGCGTGGTGGGGAGGTGGTCTGGGAGGGCTCCCGGACCTCCGTCGCGGGGCACGGCCCGGACGGGAACGTCCAGTACCGGATCGGGTCGATCAGCAAGACCTTCACGGCCGTTCTCGTCATGCGCCTTCGGGACGAAGGGCTGCTCAGGCTCGAGGACCCGCTGGAGAAGCACCTCCCGGGGACCTCCGTCGGCCGGGTGACCATCGCCCAGCTGCTGGCCCACACCGGCGGGCTGGCCGCGGAGACCCCCGGCGAGTGGTGGGAGCGGACCCCCGGCGCGCTGCGGCCCGAACTCGCCGACGTGCTGGGTGAGGAGCCCTTCAAGCTCACCCCGGGCAGCAGGCACCACTACTCCAACCCCGGCTACACCCTGCTGGGTTCGCTGGTGGAGGCGCTGCGGGGCAGGCCCTGGGAAGAGGTGCTGCGGGCCGAGGTGCTGGAGCCCCTCGGCCTGGATCGTACGAGCGGACTGCCTCAGGCCCCGCACGCGGGCGGCTGGGCCGTGCACCCGTGGGCCGACGTGATGATGCCGGAACCGCTTGAGGACCTGGGGCTGATGGCCGCGGCGGGTCAGCTATGGTCCACGACGCGGGATCTCGCGCGATTCGCCGGCTTCCTGCTGCACGGTGACGAGCGGGTGCTCGGCGCGGAGTCCGTACAGGAGATGCGCCGGCCGGCGGCGCCCCCCGAGCCCGGGTTCGCCGATCTCGGCTACGGGCTCGGGATGCAGTTGATGGCTCAGGGCGCGCGCAGGCTCGTGGGACACAGCGGCTCGCTGCCCGGGTTCGTCGCGGGGCTGTGGCTGAGCGAGGCAGACGACGTGGCGGCGGTGGTGCTGGCCAACTGCACGTCGGGGCTGCCGGCCGCGGCCGTCGCCGCCGATCTCGTCGGGATCGTGGCGGATGCCGAGCCCCCGTTCCCGCGGCCGTGGCGGCCCTTCCGGGAAGCCGATCAGGTGCCCCTCGAGTTGTGCGGCCCCTGGTACTGGGGAACCGCGGCACACGTGGTGCGGCTGATTGCGGACGGTTCGCTGGAACTGGGGCCGGTCGGGGCGACGGGCCGTACGGCCCTGTTCCGGTCCGAGCCAGACGGCACCTGGACCGGCTTGTCCGGGTACTACGCAGGCGAGACGCTGCGGGCGGTGCGCCGCGAGGACGGCTCGGTCAGCCACCTCGATCTGGCCTCCTTCGTGTTCACGAGGGAGCCCTACGACCCCGCCGCCCCGGTGCCCGGCGGGGTCGACCCGCAGGGTTGGCGCGGCGTCGGCTGA
- a CDS encoding HAD family phosphatase has protein sequence MTRLHLFDLDGTLMYGSAAPVEISRQLGVSAEIAMLERAFSAREIGPHQFSVAVHALWAELTPEHVRAAFDGAPWLAGIRDVWQEIRQRGEYCAVVSLSPSFFVELLLEWGADAAHGSVFPEVPFTRPVEEAGILTPEGKVMVADRLCAQFGVTRGDCVAYGDSGTDIHLFEAVSVSVAVNARPHLAARATHVYEGRDLREVYQLVALARPGVDAS, from the coding sequence ATGACGCGCCTGCACCTCTTCGACCTCGATGGAACGCTGATGTACGGCTCGGCGGCTCCCGTGGAGATCTCCCGTCAGCTGGGTGTGAGTGCCGAGATCGCCATGCTGGAGCGGGCCTTCTCCGCGCGCGAGATCGGGCCCCACCAGTTCTCGGTTGCCGTGCACGCGCTGTGGGCCGAGCTGACGCCGGAGCACGTCAGGGCGGCGTTCGACGGGGCTCCCTGGCTCGCCGGGATCCGGGATGTCTGGCAGGAGATCCGGCAGCGCGGAGAGTACTGCGCGGTGGTCTCCCTTTCGCCGTCGTTCTTCGTGGAACTTCTGCTGGAGTGGGGCGCGGATGCCGCCCATGGGTCGGTCTTCCCGGAAGTGCCGTTCACCCGGCCCGTGGAGGAGGCCGGGATTCTGACGCCCGAAGGCAAGGTCATGGTGGCCGACCGGCTGTGCGCGCAGTTCGGCGTGACGCGGGGCGACTGCGTGGCGTACGGGGACTCCGGGACCGACATCCACCTCTTCGAGGCGGTGTCCGTTTCGGTGGCGGTCAACGCGCGGCCGCATCTGGCCGCGCGTGCGACCCATGTCTATGAAGGGCGGGATCTGCGGGAGGTATACCAGCTGGTGGCTTTGGCGCGCCCGGGAGTTGACGCATCTTAG
- a CDS encoding LysR family transcriptional regulator, producing the protein MDLALLRTFVTVHRAGSFTRAAALLGLSQPAVTSQIRTLERQLGRPLFHRRARGVTPTAVGDELAHKAAPHLDALLRITEAEREDAGAIRSLHVAGPPEFLSLRVLPALAPLVGQGHTLRATLQNDAETVLDGLAAGHHDLVVTTAHPRGGPFTSTALCDEEHVLVGAPYWAALVDTDRLRDDGPAALEGIPLVEVHETLPLVTRYWSAVFDTLPDARSLSATVVAPDLRAVLECVLAGAGLAVLPRYLCQEALDSGRITAVAEPAVPPLRTWFLVLRTGSPALAHLARARARLLDAAAHW; encoded by the coding sequence ATGGATCTGGCCCTGCTGCGCACCTTCGTCACCGTGCACCGGGCGGGCTCGTTCACACGCGCCGCCGCTCTCCTCGGACTGTCCCAGCCCGCTGTGACCTCGCAGATCCGCACCCTGGAGCGCCAGTTGGGCCGGCCGCTCTTCCACCGTCGGGCCCGCGGGGTCACCCCCACGGCCGTCGGGGACGAACTCGCCCACAAGGCCGCCCCGCACCTCGACGCCCTGCTCCGGATCACCGAGGCCGAGCGGGAGGACGCGGGCGCGATCCGGTCCCTCCACGTCGCCGGTCCGCCCGAGTTCCTGTCCCTGCGGGTGCTACCCGCCCTCGCGCCCCTCGTCGGCCAGGGCCACACTCTGCGCGCCACCCTGCAGAACGATGCCGAAACCGTCCTCGACGGACTCGCCGCCGGCCACCACGACCTCGTCGTCACCACCGCCCACCCCCGCGGCGGGCCCTTCACCTCCACCGCCCTCTGCGACGAGGAGCACGTCCTGGTCGGCGCGCCCTACTGGGCCGCCCTCGTCGACACGGACCGGCTACGAGACGACGGTCCCGCGGCCCTGGAAGGCATCCCGCTCGTCGAGGTGCACGAGACCCTGCCGCTCGTCACCCGGTACTGGAGCGCCGTCTTCGACACCCTGCCGGACGCCAGGTCGCTCTCCGCGACCGTGGTCGCACCCGACCTGCGCGCCGTACTGGAATGCGTCCTCGCGGGCGCGGGGCTCGCCGTGCTGCCCCGCTACCTGTGCCAGGAGGCCCTCGACAGCGGCCGGATCACGGCCGTGGCGGAGCCTGCCGTACCACCACTGCGCACGTGGTTCCTCGTCCTGCGAACGGGAAGCCCGGCCCTGGCCCACCTGGCACGGGCCCGCGCTCGGCTGCTGGACGCCGCCGCACACTGGTGA
- a CDS encoding GNAT family N-acetyltransferase has translation MTPPHITDLPIRALHVDDLHRCADLSEDRGWLREDHKWGLLLAAGNGYGVDAPDGQGLAAACVVTRYGSLASGPGLAAIGMVLVADRYARQGLGRALMTHVCNNVLKGVPLTLHATPYGRPLYEELGFKTTGRAEMLVGTFREEESSDTQSTTRIRRAVAEDLAHILRLDAEVFGADRTHMITRLPAFADQLLVAEDSRAEGALTGYAAAWPNMHTHVIGPLIARDTDTAKSLVAGLARGTDRPLRTDVDVRHVEFLAWLKERGLESVAFNAVMARDLADLPGDWTRRWAPLTVAAG, from the coding sequence GTGACACCACCACACATCACCGATCTGCCGATCCGGGCGCTGCACGTGGACGATCTCCACCGTTGCGCCGACCTGTCCGAAGATCGTGGCTGGCTCCGCGAAGACCACAAGTGGGGACTGCTTCTGGCGGCAGGCAACGGCTACGGCGTCGACGCCCCGGACGGCCAGGGCCTCGCCGCCGCCTGCGTCGTCACCCGGTACGGCAGTCTCGCCTCAGGCCCCGGACTCGCTGCCATCGGCATGGTTCTCGTGGCCGACCGCTACGCCCGTCAAGGCCTGGGGCGCGCCTTGATGACCCATGTCTGCAACAACGTGCTCAAGGGCGTTCCCCTCACCCTCCACGCCACCCCTTATGGACGCCCGCTGTACGAGGAGCTGGGATTCAAAACCACAGGCCGCGCCGAGATGCTGGTGGGGACCTTCCGGGAGGAAGAAAGCTCTGACACACAGAGCACCACTCGGATCCGGCGAGCGGTCGCGGAAGACCTCGCGCACATCCTGCGCCTGGACGCCGAGGTCTTCGGCGCCGACCGCACACACATGATCACGCGGCTCCCGGCCTTCGCCGACCAACTGCTCGTCGCCGAGGACTCCCGCGCGGAGGGCGCACTCACGGGATACGCCGCGGCCTGGCCCAACATGCACACCCATGTCATCGGCCCGCTGATCGCCCGCGACACCGACACCGCCAAGTCCTTGGTCGCCGGGCTTGCCAGAGGCACGGACCGCCCGCTGCGCACCGATGTCGACGTGCGGCACGTGGAGTTCCTCGCCTGGCTCAAGGAACGCGGCCTGGAATCCGTCGCCTTCAACGCCGTCATGGCCCGGGACCTCGCCGACCTCCCCGGCGACTGGACCCGCCGCTGGGCACCGCTGACCGTGGCCGCGGGCTGA
- a CDS encoding low molecular weight protein-tyrosine-phosphatase: MYRVCFVCTGNICRSPMAESVFRAHVERAGLDALVEVDSGGTGGWHEGDGADPRAVSVLEAAGYAHDHRARQFRPSWFSRLDLVVALDSGHLRDLRALAPTPQDAAKVQLLRSYDPAAPAGVHDVPDPYYGPLDGFEECLALVEAASPGLLDAVRRAMKEHTT; encoded by the coding sequence ATGTACCGCGTCTGCTTCGTCTGCACGGGCAACATATGCCGCTCCCCCATGGCCGAGTCCGTCTTCCGCGCCCATGTGGAACGGGCCGGACTCGATGCCCTCGTCGAAGTGGACAGCGGCGGGACCGGCGGCTGGCACGAGGGCGACGGCGCCGACCCGCGCGCCGTCTCCGTCCTGGAGGCCGCCGGCTACGCCCACGACCACCGGGCCCGCCAGTTCCGTCCCTCCTGGTTCTCCCGGCTGGACCTCGTCGTCGCGCTCGACTCCGGGCACCTGCGGGACCTGAGGGCGCTCGCACCCACGCCGCAGGACGCCGCCAAGGTCCAGCTGCTGCGCTCCTACGATCCGGCCGCCCCGGCCGGGGTGCACGACGTACCGGACCCCTACTACGGGCCGCTCGACGGGTTCGAGGAGTGCCTGGCACTGGTCGAGGCTGCGAGCCCCGGTCTGCTGGACGCCGTACGCCGGGCCATGAAGGAGCACACCACGTGA